CATCGGTGTCTCGAAGGACAGTGAGCCCTTCCACATCGTTCCGATCCAGTTGAAGAACTTCACGCCTGTTGGCACGGCGATCAGGAACGTCATGAAGGAGAAGAACGGCAGGAGCACTCCGCCGGTGACGTACATGTGGTGCGCCCACACGGTCACGGACAGGCCGGCGATCGCAATGGTGGCTCCGATGAGGCCGATGTAACCGAACATCGGCTTTCTGGAGAACACTGGGATCACTTCGGAAATAATTCCGAAGAATGGTAGGGCAATGATGTACACCTCTGGATGGCCGAAGAACCAGAAGAGGTGTTGCCAGAGCAATGCCCCGCCATTGGCGGAGTCGAATACATGCGCACCGAACTTGCGGTCCGCCTCCAGCGCGAAGAGCGCGGCGGCGAGCACCGGGAAGGCCAGCAGGACCAGAACACCGGTCAGCAGGACGTTCCACACGAAGATCGGCATACGGAACATCGTCATGCCAGGGGCGCGCATGCAGATGATCGTGGTGATGAAGTTGACCGAGCCGAGGATCGTGCCGAAGCCGGAGAAGGCCAGACCCATGATCCACATGTCGGCGCCGACGCCCGGCGAGCGGACCGCGTCCGACAGCGGGGAGTAGGCGAACCAGCCGAAGTCGGCCGCGCCCTGCGGGGTGAGGAAGCCACCGACCGCGATGAGCGAACCGAAGAGGTACAGCCAGTACGCGAACATGTTCAGCCGCGGGAACGCCACGTCGGGCGCGCCGATCTGCAGCGGCATGATCCAGTTCGCGAATCCGGCGAACAGCGGCGTCGCGAACATCAGCAGCATGATCGTGCCGTGCATCGTGAACGCCTGGTTGAACTGCTCGTTCGACATGATCTGCGTGCCGGGGCGGGCGAGTTCGGCGCGCATGAAGAGCGCCATGATCCCGCCGATGCAGAAGAACGCGAACGACGTGACCAGGTACATCGTGCCGATCGTCTTGTGGTCAGTGGTGGTCAGCCACTTGATGACGACGTTTCCCGGCTCTTTGCGCCGTACCGGCAGCTCGCTCTCGTAGGAGTCTGCTGCCGCGGCACCCTGAGGTTCGTTGAGGATGCTCACAGGTTGTTCGTCTCCGCGTTCTTGGCGTGGCCAGTCTGCGCGATCCCGGCGGGGATGTAGCCGTTCTGGCCCTTCTTCGCCAGGTCCTTGAGGTGCTGCTCGTACCTCTCCTTGGAGACGACCTTCACATTGAAGAGCATCCGGGAGTGGTCGACGCCGCAGAGCTCGGCGCACTTGCCCTTGAAGGTGCCCTCACGAGAAGGGGTCACCTCGAAGGAGTTGGTGTGGCCCGGGACGACGTCCATCTTCATCAGGAACGGCACCACCCAGAAGTCATGGATGACGTCGCGCGAGGTGAGAACGAAGCGGACCTTCTCGCCCTTCGGCAGCCACAGGGTCGGACCCGGATTGCCGTTCTGCGGGTTACGAGTGCCCGGGGTGCCGACGTCGTAGACGCCTTCGGCGCCCGCCGGGAACTGCTTCAGGAACCTGTCCGGAATGTCCTTCAGTTCCTTGGACTTGGCGGCATCGCCGGTGTCGGCCTTGCCGTCCACGTCCTCGATGTAGTTGAAGCCCCAGCTCCACTGGAATCCGACCACGTTGACCGTGACGGCCGGTGTGGTCGGGGAGAGCTTGAGGAGCTTCGTCTCGTCACGCGCGGTGAAGTAGAAGAGCACCGAGACGATGATGAGGGGGACCACGGTGTACAGCGCCTCGATGGGCATGTTGTACCGGGTCTGCGGAGGGACCTCCACCTTGGTGCGGCTGCGCCGGTGGAAGATGACGCTCCAGATGATCAGCCCCCATACCAGCACGCCCGTGGCGAGCGCTGCCGCCCACGAGCCCTGCCAGAGGGAGAGGATCCGAGGCGCCTCTTCCGTTACCGGGGTGGGCATACCAAGGCGGGGGAAGTCCTTGTATGTGCAACCAGAGGCGGTCGCCAGGACCACGCCCGCGGTCAGCACCTGGAGCAGCTTCCGCCGCATCGGGCGCCGCGACGAGCGGTCGGAGCCGGTGGGACTCACGTAGCGCCTTCCCGAGAGTCTCGCCCGTGCGGCCCTGCGGCCGTCTCTCTGGTCGGTCGCCGGATCCTGCGCGGGCAGGGGTTTGGATGTTTATGCGGACCAAACCCTACTGGAGGCCATTTGGGGTCGCGCGGGGAGGGTGCCCAACGCGCCGTCCGACTCCCCAAAGGGATGGAATCCCGGCTTCCGACGGGTATCTGACGGCCCCTCCCCTCACGGCGGGTGAAGGTGGGCGCCGGGCGGAGGGGCTGCGGGTCCGCGGCGCGGGCTAGCGTGTCGGCGTGTCCTACTTCGATGCCGCGTCCTCCGCACCCCTGCACCCCGTCGCCCGCCAGGCTTTGCAGGCCTCGCTGGACGAGGGATGGGCCGATCCCGCCCGGCTCTACCGGGAGGGCCGGCGCGCCAGGCTGCTCCTCGACGCGGCGCGCGAGGCGGCCGCCGACGCCGTCGGGTGCCGTCCGGACGAACTCGTCTTCACCTCTTCGGGGACGCGTGCCGTGCACTCCGGAATCGCCGGGGCGCTTGCGGGGCGTCGGCGTGTCGGCCGTCATCTGGTGGTCTCGGCGGTCGAGCATTCGTCGGTGCTCCATTCGGCGGCAGCCCATGCGGCGGACGGCGGTTCGGTGACCGAGGCCGAGGTCGTACGGAGCGGGGCGGTGGACCCCGCGGTGTTCGCGGCGGCCCTGCGTACGGACACCGCGCTGGCCTGTCTGCAGTCCGCCAACCACGAGGTGGGCACCGAACAGCCCGTCGCCGAAGTGGCCGCGGCCTGCCGGGAGGCGGGGGTGCCGCTGCTGGTGGACGCCGCGCAGTCGCTGGGGTGGGGGCCCGTCGACGCGCCCTGGTCGCTGCTCGCCGCGAGTGCGCACAAATGGGGCGGACCGGCGGGGGTCGGGCTCCTTGCCGTACGGAAAGGTGTGAGGTTCGCGACTCAAGGCCCGGCGGACGAACGGGAGTCGGGGCGGGCGGCCGGCTTCGAGAACATCCCGGCGATCGTGGCGGCGGCGGCCTCGCTGCGTGCCGTACGAGCCGAGGCCGCGGCCGAGTCACTGCGGCTGCGGGGGCTTGTGGACCGGATCCGGGAGCGGGTGGCCGCGAGCGTCCCGGACGTGGAGGTCGTCGGGGATCCGGTGCGCCGGATGCCGCACCTCGTCACCTTCTCCTGTCTCTATGTCGATGGGGAGACGCTGCTGCACGAGCTCGACCGGGCCGGGTTCTCGGTGTCGTCCGGGTCCTCGTGCACCAGCTCGACCCTGACGCCCAGTCATGTACTGAAGGCGATGGGCGTGCTCTCCGAGGGGAACGTGCGGGTGTCGCTGCCCGTGGGGGCCCTGGAAGCGGACGTGGAGCGGTTCCTGGAGGTGCTGCCGGGCGCCGTGGAGGGCGTACGGAAGCAGTT
The sequence above is drawn from the Streptomyces sp. NBC_01465 genome and encodes:
- the ctaD gene encoding aa3-type cytochrome oxidase subunit I; the protein is MSILNEPQGAAAADSYESELPVRRKEPGNVVIKWLTTTDHKTIGTMYLVTSFAFFCIGGIMALFMRAELARPGTQIMSNEQFNQAFTMHGTIMLLMFATPLFAGFANWIMPLQIGAPDVAFPRLNMFAYWLYLFGSLIAVGGFLTPQGAADFGWFAYSPLSDAVRSPGVGADMWIMGLAFSGFGTILGSVNFITTIICMRAPGMTMFRMPIFVWNVLLTGVLVLLAFPVLAAALFALEADRKFGAHVFDSANGGALLWQHLFWFFGHPEVYIIALPFFGIISEVIPVFSRKPMFGYIGLIGATIAIAGLSVTVWAHHMYVTGGVLLPFFSFMTFLIAVPTGVKFFNWIGTMWKGSLSFETPMLWAVGFLITFTFGGLTGVILASPPMDFHVSDSYFVVAHFHYVIFGTVVFAMFSGFHFWWPKFTGKMLDERLGKITFWTLFVGFHGTFLVQHWLGVEGMPRRYADYLAADGFTALNTISTISSFLLGLSILPFFYNVWKTAKYGKKVEVDDPWGYGRSLEWATSCPPPRHNFLTLPRIRSESPAFDLHHPEIAALDQLENHGHADAALVGGKEAGK
- the ctaC gene encoding aa3-type cytochrome oxidase subunit II yields the protein MSPTGSDRSSRRPMRRKLLQVLTAGVVLATASGCTYKDFPRLGMPTPVTEEAPRILSLWQGSWAAALATGVLVWGLIIWSVIFHRRSRTKVEVPPQTRYNMPIEALYTVVPLIIVSVLFYFTARDETKLLKLSPTTPAVTVNVVGFQWSWGFNYIEDVDGKADTGDAAKSKELKDIPDRFLKQFPAGAEGVYDVGTPGTRNPQNGNPGPTLWLPKGEKVRFVLTSRDVIHDFWVVPFLMKMDVVPGHTNSFEVTPSREGTFKGKCAELCGVDHSRMLFNVKVVSKERYEQHLKDLAKKGQNGYIPAGIAQTGHAKNAETNNL
- a CDS encoding cysteine desulfurase/sulfurtransferase TusA family protein translates to MSYFDAASSAPLHPVARQALQASLDEGWADPARLYREGRRARLLLDAAREAAADAVGCRPDELVFTSSGTRAVHSGIAGALAGRRRVGRHLVVSAVEHSSVLHSAAAHAADGGSVTEAEVVRSGAVDPAVFAAALRTDTALACLQSANHEVGTEQPVAEVAAACREAGVPLLVDAAQSLGWGPVDAPWSLLAASAHKWGGPAGVGLLAVRKGVRFATQGPADERESGRAAGFENIPAIVAAAASLRAVRAEAAAESLRLRGLVDRIRERVAASVPDVEVVGDPVRRMPHLVTFSCLYVDGETLLHELDRAGFSVSSGSSCTSSTLTPSHVLKAMGVLSEGNVRVSLPVGALEADVERFLEVLPGAVEGVRKQLGAPATGASGSGGTEDLVVDALGKLCPIPVIELAKVIGDVPVGGVVTVLADDEAARLDIPAWCDMRSQEYVGAHPVGGGTAYRVRRLN